One window of uncultured Campylobacter sp. genomic DNA carries:
- a CDS encoding ATP-binding protein, with protein sequence MSNNYTAIKEIFIEDNEVSDFVNLDKSTLAYHKILNALQKPLKLILFYGKPGCGKTFLLNKIKVDLEKKVRVVFVPQPFFDEKEFFLELYSQIFHSTPSEPIDNYENFMRVYRERFGISTNVGAVEQVVILLDEAQLYPGNLIEKIRLMADTRLFKFLFTVHKTDEEDRLAKDYFKTRIWESIELPNSNLGEVKLYIEKKLVLHGFQQYYFMFSDDNFDLILNLTDGNMRNINKLMYKMYELFEYYEVNKPTEISFSQINNKIIEMAAIGSGIINA encoded by the coding sequence ATGAGTAATAACTATACGGCGATCAAGGAAATTTTTATCGAGGATAACGAAGTCTCAGACTTCGTTAATCTCGATAAATCTACCCTTGCTTATCATAAAATTTTAAATGCTTTGCAAAAGCCGTTAAAACTTATACTTTTTTACGGCAAACCGGGCTGTGGCAAGACATTTTTGCTTAATAAAATCAAGGTCGATCTTGAAAAAAAGGTAAGAGTTGTATTTGTGCCGCAGCCGTTTTTTGATGAGAAAGAATTTTTCTTGGAGCTTTATTCGCAGATTTTTCATTCTACTCCTAGCGAGCCGATTGATAATTATGAAAATTTTATGCGGGTTTACAGAGAGAGATTTGGAATTTCTACGAATGTGGGAGCGGTAGAGCAGGTCGTTATTTTGCTTGATGAGGCTCAGCTGTATCCTGGGAATTTGATAGAAAAAATTCGTCTTATGGCAGATACTAGACTATTTAAATTTTTATTTACGGTTCATAAGACTGACGAGGAAGATCGCCTCGCAAAGGATTATTTTAAAACTAGAATTTGGGAGAGCATCGAGCTTCCTAATTCAAATTTAGGCGAAGTCAAGCTGTATATTGAAAAAAAGCTTGTGCTTCATGGCTTTCAACAATACTATTTTATGTTTAGCGACGATAATTTCGATTTGATTTTAAATTTAACGGACGGTAATATGAGGAATATCAACAAGCTTATGTATAAGATGTATGAGCTTTTTGAGTATTACGAGGTAAATAAACCTACGGAAATTAGTTTTTCGCAGATTAATAATAAAATTATAGAAATGGCAGCGATAGGCTCGGGGATAATAAATGCTTGA